Sequence from the Deltaproteobacteria bacterium genome:
TTTCCATCCGGAAGGCCCACGACTTCCACATGTTTCACCTTGGGGTGCCGGAAAATGAAATTCTCCACCTCTTCGGGAGAAATGTTCTCCCCGCCGCTCCGGACCACATTCTTGATCCGGCCCATGAAAAAGACGAACCCCTTCTCATCGATGAATCCCAGGTCTCCGGTATGGAGCCATCCTTCGGAGTCGATGGCCTTGGCGGTCTCCTCGCGTTTATTATAATACCCCTGCATCAGGTTCCATCCTCGAGCGCAAATCTCTCCCTTATCGTTCGGGGAGAGGGGCTCCCCGGTTTGGGGGCTAACGATCTTCATCTCTACGCCGGGCAATGGTTTTCCCATTCGATTCATTCTGTCTTCCAGCGAGTCATGCAGGCAATCAGATATCGAGCAGCAGGGAGAAGCTTCAGAAATCCCATAGAGGTTGGTAATCCCGCTTATCCCCATCTTCTCGTAGATATCCCGGACGGTCTGAGGAGGGCCGGTGGTCCAACCGGTCCGCAGGGATAACTTTTTCCGATCCAGGCCCGGCTCCTCCATCATTTTTACATACATGGTCTGGATCCCACCCACAGCCGTACACCGCTCCCGCTCCATGACGGCTAAAGATTCCCGGGCGTCGAAGGAAGACAGCGTCACGTTGCAGCTTCCGTGGGTGAGAGCGGCCAGCAGCCCATCCACCAATCCAGCATTGTGGTAGTAAGGACATGGGTTGAAGTAGCGGTCCTCTGCATTCAGCCCTAAGCGCTCGCCAATTTCAAAGCCATTCCTCAGGATGTTGTTATGAGTGAGCATAACCCCTTTCGGGAAAGCAGTGGATCCGGAGGTATAAAGAATGCTGACGGTTTGATGGGGGTCCACGGAGTCTTCCACCGGCTTGAGGTCGATTTCTCTTCCCATCTGAAAAAGCCTCTGAAATGAAAACGTTCCGGGCTGAGCTTTTTCAGAGACGCAAATTACAGTCTTTAAACCGGTGATTCGCTGGGAATGCAGGCCTCCGGGTTGAGAGATGTACAGTTCGGGGCAAAGCTGTCGCAATACTTCCAGATATCCCGTTTTTTGAAACCGGTCGGATAGAATGAAGATGGAAGAATCGGATTGTTGTAAAATATATTCCAATTCATCCGCTTTGAAGCGGGTATTGACCGGAACGAAAATGGCCCCGATATTGGCCAGAGAGAATATGGCAACTACCCACTCGATCCCATTGGGTAGCCAAATGGCCACCTTGTCCCCGGGCTCCACTCCGACCGATAATAAACCTTTGGAGAACTGCTCTATTTTGTCCGCCATTTGTTGATAAGTGATGCGGGTGTCCCCGACTACGAGGAACTCACGGTCGCCGTAAACGCGGGCGGCATCCCTCACGGCCTCACCCAGCGTTTTTTCCTTCCAGAAATTCATTCTTTTGGCCAACTTTCTGTATACGAAAATCCATGTTTTTCAAATAAACTACCCCGCCGCAAGCGGACGGGGTATTATTCGCTCATGCATAAATTTTTCGCCGCAAGCGGCGGGGAATAAACCCTAAAGTGATTTATTATCGTGGGTTGAGAATTCGAGGAGAATTATTTTACCCGGCTTTGCATCAGCCTAACTCTCAACCCCCCGTTTCGCAGGGCGATTCCCCTATCGAACTTCAACCCTGTACTTTTCAGAAGTTGGGCGCGCTCGCAGAGCAACGCCAAGTTCCAGTTGGGGCACTTAGCCCGCAGTATCTTCCCCAATTGGGCATATAGGTGGCGCAAGTCTTTGCCTGCACTTACCCGCACCCCATAGGGAGGGTTGGTGATCACCCACCCCGGGTAAGGCGGCGGTTTAATGGCCGAGACGGAGCGGCACGAAAATTCTATGCAGTCGGCTACCCCCGCACGTTCGGCATTGGCTCGAGCTGCCTGAATCGCGCCGGCATCGCGGTCGGAAGCAATAATTTTAGGTGAGGGAGATAGGTTTTTTGCCGTACTCTCCGCCATCAAAGCCTTCCATATTGCGGCATTGAAATTGGGCCAATCCATGAAGGCAAAATGTCGAGTTCGGCCGGGGGGGATTTTTTTGGCCAACAGCGCCGCCTCAATTGCGATGGTACCCGAGCCGCAGAAGGGATCAAGCAGGGGGGATGCAGAATCCCAACCTGAGGCCAATAGTATTCCAGCGGCCAGCGTTTCTCGCAG
This genomic interval carries:
- a CDS encoding AMP-binding protein codes for the protein MNFWKEKTLGEAVRDAARVYGDREFLVVGDTRITYQQMADKIEQFSKGLLSVGVEPGDKVAIWLPNGIEWVVAIFSLANIGAIFVPVNTRFKADELEYILQQSDSSIFILSDRFQKTGYLEVLRQLCPELYISQPGGLHSQRITGLKTVICVSEKAQPGTFSFQRLFQMGREIDLKPVEDSVDPHQTVSILYTSGSTAFPKGVMLTHNNILRNGFEIGERLGLNAEDRYFNPCPYYHNAGLVDGLLAALTHGSCNVTLSSFDARESLAVMERERCTAVGGIQTMYVKMMEEPGLDRKKLSLRTGWTTGPPQTVRDIYEKMGISGITNLYGISEASPCCSISDCLHDSLEDRMNRMGKPLPGVEMKIVSPQTGEPLSPNDKGEICARGWNLMQGYYNKREETAKAIDSEGWLHTGDLGFIDEKGFVFFMGRIKNVVRSGGENISPEEVENFIFRHPKVKHVEVVGLPDGKWGQRVTACIELKEGMEATPGEIIDFCKEKMANFKV
- a CDS encoding class I SAM-dependent RNA methyltransferase produces the protein MSNLFAVCLPGLEDFTTKELEQLGLGVKPTLSPSVDSPLGRKPDDPVGGIEFRGSLHDICRANLHLRTASRVLVRLGTFYAAAFSDLRRKARRLPWEGYLTPGQPAAFRVTSHQSRLYHTGAITEYITGAIADRLGKPPTVRKFDEDPVTNLPQLVVVRLVDNHCTISLDSSGSLLHRRGYRLATAKAPLRETLAAGILLASGWDSASPLLDPFCGSGTIAIEAALLAKKIPPGRTRHFAFMDWPNFNAAIWKALMAESTAKNLSPSPKIIASDRDAGAIQAARANAERAGVADCIEFSCRSVSAIKPPPYPGWVITNPPYGVRVSAGKDLRHLYAQLGKILRAKCPNWNLALLCERAQLLKSTGLKFDRGIALRNGGLRVRLMQSRVK